The following proteins are co-located in the Paenibacillus sp. JNUCC32 genome:
- the kduI gene encoding 5-dehydro-4-deoxy-D-glucuronate isomerase, whose product MERRYASHPNEVKQFDTERLRKEFHIPVLFTPDKLELVLTHEDRLIIGGAAPVREQVKLDTDLKELGVSSFLERRELGIINIGGHGTVLVDGTEHELNNKECLYVGMGTEEVIFQSTDPANPAKFYLNSAPAHQSFPTAKATLEEADSSALGDIKNSNDRVIYRFIHQKGIQSAQLVMGMTLLKEGNMWNTMPAHTHPRRMEAYLYFDLPEDAVAIHLMGEPSETRHIVMRNEQAVISPSWSIHSGVGTSNYTFIWGMAGDNKRYDDMDPVSMKDLK is encoded by the coding sequence ATGGAAAGACGTTATGCCTCACATCCGAATGAAGTGAAACAATTTGACACGGAACGGCTTCGCAAGGAATTCCATATTCCCGTCCTGTTTACGCCCGACAAGCTGGAGCTGGTCCTGACGCATGAAGACCGTTTGATTATCGGGGGTGCCGCACCCGTACGGGAGCAGGTCAAGCTGGATACCGACCTTAAAGAGCTGGGCGTTTCCTCTTTCCTTGAGCGCCGTGAGCTTGGCATCATCAATATCGGCGGACACGGTACCGTCCTGGTTGACGGGACGGAGCATGAGCTGAACAACAAAGAATGCCTGTACGTTGGCATGGGGACCGAAGAGGTCATTTTCCAAAGCACCGATCCGGCCAATCCTGCCAAATTCTATTTGAATTCGGCCCCGGCCCACCAATCGTTTCCGACGGCCAAAGCCACCCTTGAAGAAGCCGATTCCAGCGCTTTGGGCGACATCAAAAATTCCAATGATCGCGTGATCTATCGCTTCATTCATCAAAAAGGCATTCAGAGTGCCCAGCTTGTCATGGGCATGACCCTGCTGAAGGAAGGGAACATGTGGAACACGATGCCTGCCCATACGCATCCAAGACGCATGGAGGCGTATCTGTATTTTGACTTGCCGGAGGATGCGGTCGCCATCCATCTGATGGGTGAACCGAGCGAAACGCGCCACATCGTCATGCGCAACGAACAGGCCGTGATTTCGCCGAGCTGGTCGATCCACAGCGGAGTAGGCACAAGCAACTATACCTTTATCTGGGGCATGGCCGGGGACAACAAACGTTATGATGATATGGACCCCGTGTCCATGAAGGATTTAAAATAG
- the kduD gene encoding 2-dehydro-3-deoxy-D-gluconate 5-dehydrogenase KduD — protein sequence MNRFDLSGKTAIVTGSARGLGQGIAIALAEAGADIVAVSMNTSAETIEAIKGFGRKASEIRVDLSDQSKLQQTFDQALELTGHVDILVNNAGIIRRTPAKDHGVQDWLDVIDLNLNTVFLLSQLAGRHMIERGSGKIINICSMLSYQGGINVPGYTASKHGVAGLTKALANEWAASGIQVNGIAPGYIETDNTAAIRQDEDRRTSITDRIPAGRWGKPEDIGGPAVFLASAASDYMNGHVLCVDGGWMAR from the coding sequence ATGAACAGGTTTGATTTATCAGGCAAAACGGCGATCGTCACCGGCTCGGCCCGCGGACTGGGGCAAGGCATCGCCATAGCGCTGGCCGAGGCCGGCGCGGATATCGTTGCCGTGTCCATGAATACAAGCGCCGAAACGATTGAAGCCATCAAGGGATTCGGCAGAAAAGCCTCCGAGATTCGGGTCGATTTAAGCGACCAAAGCAAACTTCAGCAGACCTTTGATCAAGCGCTGGAGCTGACCGGGCATGTGGACATTCTGGTAAACAATGCCGGCATTATCCGCCGGACCCCGGCCAAGGATCACGGCGTGCAGGATTGGCTTGACGTGATCGACTTGAATTTGAACACCGTCTTTTTGCTGTCCCAACTGGCCGGGAGACATATGATCGAACGCGGCAGCGGCAAGATCATTAACATTTGCTCCATGCTGTCCTACCAAGGCGGAATCAATGTGCCCGGTTACACGGCGAGCAAGCATGGCGTTGCCGGCTTAACCAAGGCTTTGGCCAACGAATGGGCAGCCAGCGGCATCCAGGTGAACGGCATTGCTCCCGGTTACATCGAAACCGATAACACGGCGGCCATCCGTCAGGACGAGGATCGCCGCACGTCCATTACGGACCGCATTCCGGCCGGACGCTGGGGCAAGCCCGAGGATATCGGAGGCCCTGCCGTGTTCCTCGCTTCCGCCGCTTCGGATTACATGAACGGGCATGTGTTATGCGTGGACGGCGGATGGATGGCCCGTTAA
- a CDS encoding DeoR/GlpR family DNA-binding transcription regulator codes for MNPLRRYEKIMEYLLTHKEVTVADLSQQLQVTGKTIREDLTKLEEQGLIVRVHGGAVLAHSDQFGILPSKEPLAKHPDEKTEIAQKALKHINTDDIIALDGGSTTLEIARRLEDMPLTIITNDVYIISELATKNHIRLVVPGGYRVRNMLAGPEGVAYVTQLNIQKAFVSATGVHLDHGLSIYTGDLIPFKRALIETSAEVYAVVDHHKFGQTALRTFSSLQEISGIMTDAGLSPETVKQYEGAGVTLL; via the coding sequence ATGAACCCGTTACGACGTTATGAAAAAATAATGGAGTACCTTCTAACCCATAAAGAAGTGACCGTCGCCGATTTGAGCCAGCAGCTTCAGGTAACCGGAAAAACCATACGCGAGGATTTGACCAAGCTCGAGGAGCAGGGTCTGATCGTCCGCGTGCACGGCGGAGCCGTGCTGGCGCACAGCGACCAATTCGGCATCCTGCCCTCAAAAGAACCGCTGGCCAAGCACCCGGATGAGAAGACCGAAATCGCGCAGAAGGCACTGAAGCATATCAACACGGACGACATCATTGCCCTTGACGGCGGCAGCACCACGCTGGAGATCGCCCGCAGGCTGGAGGATATGCCGTTAACAATCATTACGAACGATGTCTATATCATCAGCGAGCTGGCGACCAAGAATCATATCCGGCTGGTCGTTCCGGGGGGCTACCGGGTGCGGAACATGCTCGCAGGCCCGGAAGGCGTAGCGTACGTAACGCAGCTGAACATTCAAAAAGCCTTCGTATCTGCCACGGGCGTCCATCTTGACCATGGGTTGTCCATCTATACCGGGGATTTGATTCCGTTCAAACGGGCCTTAATCGAAACCTCGGCGGAAGTTTATGCCGTCGTCGATCATCATAAATTCGGTCAGACGGCCTTGCGGACTTTTTCATCCTTGCAGGAGATCAGCGGCATCATGACCGATGCGGGACTGTCTCCCGAGACGGTAAAGCAATACGAGGGAGCCGGCGTTACCCTGCTGTAA